The following coding sequences lie in one Rutidosis leptorrhynchoides isolate AG116_Rl617_1_P2 chromosome 6, CSIRO_AGI_Rlap_v1, whole genome shotgun sequence genomic window:
- the LOC139854159 gene encoding uncharacterized protein yields MRWHEESRTKDGRLRHLADSLAWKTFDYENIEFAKEPRNVRLGLASDGFNPFGNMSVSHITWPVILMPYNLPPWLCMKKPFLFLSLLIPGPSTPGNNIDVYMQPLVDELKELWDTGVNTFDASTKSYFTLHASLLWTVSDFPAYANLSGWSTKGKLACPSCHKETRSTRLSNSHKEIFMAHRHWLELLHPFRMDKDSFDGMEEREGPPRSLTGEQVLAVLKGFEIKFGKLVKDNLSLPYNWKKRNGKTKDHLKGRYDLEEMSIRHELHPEPLSNGKVQLCSKVLNPNDLFNMEKDIGKILCDLERIFPPSFFDVMIHLSVHLASEARLGGPVHYRWMYLIERYLGTLKSYVRNKSKPDGSIAEGYLVEECLSFCSLYLASDVETIHNKTSRNHDDGGDDNVLPIFYMPGRPIGATNVVKLGYDTLAIAHSHVLFNCSEIDFLRTEHLNILSHQNSKKRKRDIQHLHTQEFEEWLSDYIMVDEDMTSRDNRITSDIETLANGPSEVVKKYKGYIINGFRFHIKDVEKNRTTQNSRVILQALTSSFSSARDNDLIVGDVTYYCVLKDIIELQYGDEKKVVLFHCDWISSGSRIKVDENGFTTLDFRGLKQTKEPYILASQAQRVFYVADPIRKDWKSDTPMGPQLVENETIDMVRGDLDGAIVDDDTLVAATDKNQIDHDQGRICECSTCVLEQGS; encoded by the exons ATGAGATGGCATGAAGAGAGTCGTACGAAAGATGGTAGATTAAGACATCTCGCAGATTCACTAGCCTGGAAAACATTCGATTATGAGAATATTGAATTTGCTAAAGAACCTCGTAATGTGAGGCTTGGTTTGGCGAGTGATGGGTTTAACCCTTTTGGAAACATGAGTGTTTCACATATTACATGGCCTGTTATTTTAATGCCATATAATCTACCTCCATGGTTGTGCATGAAAAAACCTTTTTTATTCCTAAGTTTACTTATACCCGGTCCATCTACTCCAGGTAATAATATAGATGTCTATATGCAACCTCTAGTTGATGAGTTAAAAGAGTTGTGGGATACTGGAGTTAATACTTTTGACGCATCAACTAAGAGTTACTTCACACTGCATGCTTCTTTGTTATGGACGGTAAGTGACTTTCCTGCGTATGCAAATTTATCGGGTTGGAGCACTAAAGGTAAATTAGCTTGTCCTTCATGCCATAAGGAAACCAGATCAACACGTTTATCAAACTCCCACAAAGAAATCTTCATGGCACATCGTCACTGGTTGGAATTGTTGCATCCTTTCCGTATGGATAAAGATTCTTTTGATGGCATGGAAGAACGTGAAGGGCCACCTCGTAGCTTAACAGGGGAACAAGTGCTTGCGGTGCTGAAAGGTTTTGAAATAAAATTTggaaaacttgtgaaggataacctaTCCTTACCATATAATTGGAAGAAGAGAA ATGGAAAGACCAAGGATCATTTAAAAGGACGTTATGATTTGGAAGAAATGAGTATTAGACATGAACTTCATCCAGAACCTTTATCAAATGGCAAAGT ACAATTATGCTCAAAAGTTCTTAATCCTAATGATTTATTTAACATGGAAAAAGATATTGGAAAaatactttgtgatttagaaaggaTTTTTCCACCATCATTTTTTGACGTCATGATTCATCTATCGGTTCATCTAGCTTCAGAGGCCAGATTAGGGGGACCTGTTCATTACCGTTGGATGTATCTAATCGAGAG GTATTTAGGTACATTAAAATCTTATGTGCGAAACAAGAGTAAACCCGATGGTTCAATTGCAGAAGGATATTTAGTGGAAGAGTGTTTGTCATTTTGTTCTCTGTATTTAGCCAGTGATGTCGAGACCATACATAATAAGACTAGCCGAaatcatgatgatggtggtgatgataatGTCTTACCAATATTTTATATGCCTGGTCGACCAATTGGTGCAACAAACGTAGTAAAACTCGGCTATGACACTTTGGCTATTGCACACTCACATGTGCTGTTCAATTgtagtgaaatagatttcttacgaac AGAGCATCTGAATATTCTTAGTCATCAAAATTCAAAAAAACGTAAGCGTGACATTCAACATTTACATACTCAGGAGTTTGAGGAGTGGCTGTCTGATTAC ataatg GTTGATGAGGACATGACTAGTCGGGataacagaatcacaagtgatataGAGACATTGGCAAACGGTCCAAGTGAGGTTGTAAAGAAATATAAGGGATATATCATAAATGGTTTCCGATTTCACATTAAAGATGTAGAGAAGAATAGGACAACACAAAATAGCAGAGTCATACTTCAGGCTCTAACAAGTAGCTTCTCGAGTGCTAGAGATAATGATCTTATTGTGGGAGATGTCACTTACTACTGTGTTTTAAAAGATATAATCGAGTTGCAGTATGGTGATGAGAAGAAAGTTGTTTTGTTCCATTGTGATTGGATATCAAGTGGTTCCAGGATAAAAGTTGATGAGAATGGGTTTACGACACTCGATTTTCGAGGTCTGAAGCAAACTAAAGAGCCTTATATCCTAGCTTCGCAAGCACAACGAGTATTCTATGTTGCAGATCCTATTCGTAAAGATTGGAAA AGTGACACACCGATGGGTCCTCAACTTgtagaaaatgagactattgaTATGGTTAGAGGCGATTTGGATGGGGCCATTGTTGACGATGATACTTTAGTTGCTGCTACAGATAAAAATCAAATTGATCATGATCAGGGGCGGATTTGTGAGTGTTCAACATGTGTACTAGAACAAGGCTCATAA